From a single Sulfolobus sp. E5-1-F genomic region:
- a CDS encoding carbohydrate ABC transporter permease, with the protein MKKEKLFSLFYILPIVIVTVFLFVFPLLYSVYISFTNLSLLHFLTYSYVGLRNYLIIFQYGYFLELLKNTLIWTIGSLLTMMTLGFVLALILNQTDLKGRSIFYAILILPWAFPGFISILIWQGLWVDPYGMMNKLILPLLHLPRVNSLTSTTDAWIELILTNDWLSFPYFMTVFYSALQSIPRELYDIADLDGANAFMKFFTITLPSLKRTIAFVFITSFVFTWNNFYPIYVLTGGGPGISTETFIVYAYQEAFSYNNFALAAAWSIISTIFVIVLGIIVIKYTRILDSFT; encoded by the coding sequence CCTATAGTTATTGTAACAGTTTTCCTCTTCGTATTTCCATTACTTTATTCAGTTTACATTTCATTTACTAATCTAAGCTTATTACACTTTTTAACCTATAGTTATGTGGGATTGAGGAACTATCTCATAATATTTCAATATGGCTATTTCTTAGAGCTATTAAAGAATACGTTAATATGGACCATAGGTAGCTTATTAACCATGATGACGTTAGGCTTTGTATTAGCCTTAATTCTAAACCAAACAGACCTTAAGGGGAGATCAATTTTTTACGCTATATTAATATTACCTTGGGCTTTTCCTGGCTTCATATCTATCCTAATATGGCAAGGTTTATGGGTTGACCCATATGGGATGATGAATAAATTGATCTTGCCACTACTCCATTTACCTAGAGTAAACTCTTTGACTTCAACGACTGATGCTTGGATAGAGTTAATACTCACTAATGATTGGCTTTCCTTCCCATATTTTATGACAGTATTCTATTCTGCCTTGCAAAGTATACCTAGAGAATTATACGATATAGCAGATCTGGATGGAGCTAATGCCTTTATGAAATTCTTTACCATAACTTTACCCTCTCTTAAGAGGACTATAGCATTCGTATTCATAACTAGCTTCGTATTTACTTGGAATAACTTTTATCCAATATATGTCTTAACTGGTGGAGGTCCAGGAATTTCAACTGAGACGTTTATAGTGTATGCCTATCAGGAGGCATTTAGTTACAATAATTTCGCTTTAGCAGCGGCCTGGTCCATAATATCAACTATTTTTGTAATAGTTTTAGGAATAATAGTTATCAAATACACTAGAATTTTAGATTCATTTACATGA